Proteins from one Impatiens glandulifera chromosome 2, dImpGla2.1, whole genome shotgun sequence genomic window:
- the LOC124926152 gene encoding haloacid dehalogenase-like hydrolase domain-containing protein Sgpp isoform X2, translating into MTISSSKNSSNPLSRLAPLEAVFFDIDGTLCDSDPIHFIAFLELLPQIGFNNGVPITMQFYVENFAGKHNDDVARFLFPDDFERGLKFCEDKEAAYRRLSKDKLKPVKGLDKVKKWVEDRGLRRAAVTNAPRENAEMMISVLGLEDFFEVVIIGNECEHAKPHPDPYLKALEMLNVSKDHTFIFEDSAAGITAGVAAGMPVIGLLTGNPEELLLEAKPAFLIKDYEDPKLWAALEELEK; encoded by the exons ATGACGATCTCAAGTTCCAAGAACAG TTCAAACCCTCTCTCTCGCCTTGCTCCTCTTGAAGCAGTGTTCTTCGATATTGATGGAACATTATGTGATTCAGATCCTATCCATTTCATTGCTTTCCTTGAGTTGTTACCACAG ATCGGTTTCAATAATGGTGTTCCCATCACTATGCAATTTTACGTCGAGAACTTTGCTGGGAAACACAACGATGATGTCGCTAGATTCCTTTTCCCCGACGACTTTGAACGTGGTCTGAAATTCTGTGAGGATAAGGAAGCTGCTTACAGAAG ATTGTCGAAGGACAAACTAAAGCCTGTAAAGGGTCTTGACAAAGTGAAGAAATGGGTGGAAGATCGCGGACTGAGACGTGCTGCAGTTACCAATGCACCGAGAGAAAATGCTGAAATGATGATTTCCGTTCTTGGCCTAGAAGATTTCTTCGAGGTTGTTATAATTGGGAATGAATGTGAGCATGCCAAGCCTCACCCAGATCCTTACTTGAAGGCTCTAGAAATGCTTAATGTATCCAAAGACCACACTTTCATCTTCGAG GATTCTGCTGCTGGGATTACAGCAGGAGTGGCGGCTGGGATGCCTGTTATTGGTTTACTTACAGGAAACCCTGAGGAATTATTATTGGAAGCTAAGCCTGCATTTTTAATAAAGGATTATGAAGATCCAAAGCTTTGGGCAGCCTTGGAAGAACTGGAAAAGTAA
- the LOC124926152 gene encoding haloacid dehalogenase-like hydrolase domain-containing protein Sgpp isoform X1, with product MTISSSKNSSSNPLSRLAPLEAVFFDIDGTLCDSDPIHFIAFLELLPQIGFNNGVPITMQFYVENFAGKHNDDVARFLFPDDFERGLKFCEDKEAAYRRLSKDKLKPVKGLDKVKKWVEDRGLRRAAVTNAPRENAEMMISVLGLEDFFEVVIIGNECEHAKPHPDPYLKALEMLNVSKDHTFIFEDSAAGITAGVAAGMPVIGLLTGNPEELLLEAKPAFLIKDYEDPKLWAALEELEK from the exons ATGACGATCTCAAGTTCCAAGAACAG CAGTTCAAACCCTCTCTCTCGCCTTGCTCCTCTTGAAGCAGTGTTCTTCGATATTGATGGAACATTATGTGATTCAGATCCTATCCATTTCATTGCTTTCCTTGAGTTGTTACCACAG ATCGGTTTCAATAATGGTGTTCCCATCACTATGCAATTTTACGTCGAGAACTTTGCTGGGAAACACAACGATGATGTCGCTAGATTCCTTTTCCCCGACGACTTTGAACGTGGTCTGAAATTCTGTGAGGATAAGGAAGCTGCTTACAGAAG ATTGTCGAAGGACAAACTAAAGCCTGTAAAGGGTCTTGACAAAGTGAAGAAATGGGTGGAAGATCGCGGACTGAGACGTGCTGCAGTTACCAATGCACCGAGAGAAAATGCTGAAATGATGATTTCCGTTCTTGGCCTAGAAGATTTCTTCGAGGTTGTTATAATTGGGAATGAATGTGAGCATGCCAAGCCTCACCCAGATCCTTACTTGAAGGCTCTAGAAATGCTTAATGTATCCAAAGACCACACTTTCATCTTCGAG GATTCTGCTGCTGGGATTACAGCAGGAGTGGCGGCTGGGATGCCTGTTATTGGTTTACTTACAGGAAACCCTGAGGAATTATTATTGGAAGCTAAGCCTGCATTTTTAATAAAGGATTATGAAGATCCAAAGCTTTGGGCAGCCTTGGAAGAACTGGAAAAGTAA